In the genome of Fusarium poae strain DAOMC 252244 chromosome 1, whole genome shotgun sequence, the window TCGAGCCACTGCCACCACTGCGGTTAGAACCCTTTCCGTCCTCGGTCTCGACTGTCAAGGTCTCATTTCCGTTAGGGTTGAAGGTGTTGACGAATTTCATCGTCTTCTTAGGCCCATGAGCAGGGCCACCGTTCTCCATGATGCCGTATATGGATCGCAAGTTTTGGCGATCAGCCTGGCTAGCCATCGATGTAGCGCTAGGAGTTCGCGAATGGAAACGTCGTCCGGCTCGATCGTTGTTATCAGGGGGGTTGGAATCATAAACAAAGGTTTCTTCAGAATCCGACGTATTAGCTTCGTCGACAGCGCTAGCGATAGTTGCCTCGAAGACATCAGCTTTGGAAGATGCTGGAGCAGTGTTAGCAGACATATACAGTCAGCTATAATTTGTCTAGCTTACCATTCCCTGCGTTAACAGCGGGTTGTTTACGTGTGGCCTttttcttgtccttcttgggcttgatTGTCTCGGTACTCTGTTTGGTCTTGAGGGTTCCAGTAGATGCTTCGGCCTTCTGGGTAGTAGTGAGCGCAACCTGCGGTACGCTTGGGACAGTCTCGGTCTCTACTGTCATGGTCTGGATAGAACCATCTTGCTTAGACTTCATTTGCTTATTCGACAAAGCACTAGATTGTCGAGTAATCATCGGGGGAGGAACAGATGTTGGTCTTCGCACCTCATTCTTGTTGTTATCGCTCCCGCTTTCTTGGCCTATTAGGCTGGTTCTGGTCCGCAAAGTCCTTCCATCAACAAGTGCGGTATCGGAATAATTCTCCGGGTTCGATAGCTTTTCTTTCACTTTTTCCACCAAAGCACTGGCACTGGGAGGATTGGGCGAATTTGGCAAGCTGACCTCTTGGACAGTCTCCAACGGCCCTCTGGCAGGAGTGCGCACACCAGAGGGATACGCTTCCTCCATTTCACTCTCTGATGTTGCTTGGTTCTCCATGGGCGGCTGTGGTGACGGCGAAGGTCGTTGCACGCTGATAGAAGGGAGCTCCTGATCGCTGTGACGAGCAGGCACTGGTGGCCTGGTACTAAACTGGGGAGGTGGTGATCGCAAACGGGGCGATATAGGCCATCGCGGGCTATCCTTGAGGTCTACGTTGAAGTTTGGCTTTAGGGGTGTCGGAGCTTggatttgttgttgttgttgttcctGGGAAAGCAGGAGTGTGGGTGTGGCTGTCAAAGACAGAGAGCGTAATGGTGTGGCAGCTGATGGGTTGGGTCGTTTCTGTCGCGAAGGACTGTTATCAGTCTGGCTGTTTTTTCGAGATCGAGTACCAGTCAACCGGTTTGCCGAAGCGGTTCTTCGAGGACGCCGCGTGGGGGAAGAATCTCTCGAGGCGAAGGGCGACGGGCCTATGGAATTGTTGGCGGAGGACTGCTTCGATGCGCTTGAGGACGTTGCAGAAGGGTCGGGTGTGTTGGAACGCCGTCTGTCAGCCATGTTATGGGCAGCACGACCGACGCCGGAGGGGCCGTCTGTGACGGCAGATGACTTGTCCATGATGACGATGGCCTGTGGTAGTGGTGGAGTGAATGCCGAGCGAGCATACCACCGGGACGGGCCTTAGCAGGGACAATGAATTGCAGAGCAGATTTCAATATCAATCATTGTGGTTGGCTCGTCATTGAAACAGAATGGGCGTGTGGCCGAAATCGAAGGCCTCGGGATAATAGGGAGAGCTCACAAAGCTAACCAACCTATTCCGGACGGCTATGGGGACCTGTCTGTTGAGAATATGGCAGACGGAATATGGCTAGAAAGGATGTCACGTCGATGTAGGGTGACTATTGAGGAATAGAAAGCGAAATAATCGAATGGCACGGTACGTTACGGTGGGTTGGGCtgaactggactggactggaaagAGTGAAAACAATGCGATGACGAGATGCAGCAAAtcggttgttgttgtcgtaAAAAAAAGTGGTGTTGAGGTCAAGAGTGAGTGATGGTATGAAGGCAGGTGGGAATACCTAAATTGAGTTACAGAGGTAGAGGTAGCAATGATGGTTGGTGGGAGTGACGGTGGGTGTACGGGAGGCCAAGCCAGTGACGGGTGGATGTAGCGTTGTTGCAACTGTGCTGTAACTGTAGGCAAGTTAGTGAGAAAAGGCAGAAAAAAGGTGACGCTGATGTTGTACCCGACCGTATCTATATCCGCAGGGCAGAGCACTCTCTACTAATCCTGTTACCCGTTGAGTGAGGGTCCGGTTCTTGTACTTGTAGGTGCTGTGTGTAGTACGCAGGTACATATACTTAATGCCCGTgattgagaaagaaagaaagaaatcaaTCTAATGCAGCTTGTACATATATGAAAATATTCTCCCCCTCTTTCTCTCGTTTTTTTTCTGTCTGTTTCTCACTCACTCGTTGACTGACTGCGACGACCGGAAGAGAGATGCGCCCCCCAAAAAATCAGAATGACATGGGTTGAGATGGGCCCGGACCTGGAAAAGGAACCTGAAAAAGGAATCACGTAGGGGCGGTTTTGGGCTGGGGTAACTCAATTGGATTGGTCTGTTTAACTTAGCGTGGAAGCATGACACAATCTGTCGGGTCGACTTTGACCTGGTACCTAGAGTAAGTATGGAGGCTGCTAGGTAAAGCCCTGCTCAGTTTATGTGAGACACAACTTCTTTCTTGTTGAGCTGGATAAGTCGAGGGTAGCGTGGGTGTCAATATTGACACATTTATTGGTTTACTGATTATCGATTCAGAGGCTTAGGTTAGGCATTAAGAAACAAAAGAGATAATAGAGAAAAAGTAAACATAAGCCACGAGGGGCATGTTAGAGTTGACACCAAAACAATGTCGTAATGCTCTACAGTCTCAATGAATCCTTGACTACAAATGGATGCTTCTCCTCACTGATTGACGGCAAAGTGGGTGTAGGCTGGGTTGCTGGTCAACTGTAAGTGACGGAGACGACCATACACAACATGTTGAACTGTTGCTATACATTATAATAGGAAATAAACATTGGCCTACAGTATTGCCTACATGTCTACAGCATCATATCTGTCCATCAAGATACAATCGTTGGGCATCCCACTACCCCCAATGTGTAAACCGGGTTGAGTACGTACTGAAGAGACACAGACATCAACCAAGGACGAGACAATTGTCCATGTGACTATGAATATGTAGCAGTATGCAAGTAAGGCGAGCGAGATTTGTACAGTACTGGAAGTACTGGAAGTTTCGGATAGTGTACCTGGTAAGCCGAACAAGCAAGCACCAAGCACCAAGCACCAAGCCCAGGCCCAAGCCAGGTCTGGGCATCGAGCGATGTGATGTTGAGAAACATGCAACGAAAAAAATGAATGACGAAAGcagtttataattaaaaggacTAATAACAGTAGGTACGTTTGTGGTCTGTGTCGTATCGCGCTATGTGAATCCTTTTGTCAATACATAATCAATCGAGACCTAACCAACAATATGCTCCTTGAGTCCTTCTCTCACTTGAGCCATTCACAATGAAATTCGTACTCGCAACTCCCCCTGCAACCGGTTCCTGGCACCGGGCGCGACATCAAGGATCCAATCGTGGGCGGAGCGGAGAGGCCCTGGTTTGGCGTTTGGCGGATGATACCCCTGTAGCCGGTACCTGATTGCTCCCACACACAGAACCATCTGGGCTCAGATCAAGCACTTGGGTTCGACTTCCATTTCGCTTCTTTGTTAAGCTAGACGAATAGCTAACTCAATGTAGCTACACTCTTCCATTATCACCACAATTCATCAGGTTTGTTACACCGGATGAGAAGAGACAAAAATGGAAGAAAATAAGccactttttcttctttcttttaatGCCCCTCTTCTCAATCTCTGTCGGTAATGCCAAGTCTAAAGTCTCGGATCTTTCAAGACAAAGTCACTATACTATCGGCGATACATACGAATCGATGTTGGTGGGGAGAAAAGAAGCCCACGAACCAGTCCCAGCTCCGTATCAAGACGACTTAGAAGAAAACCCCGATGGACCTCGCAAAGACGGTCAGAAGGGGAAAATTTTATCTGTAGCCGACTTGGATACACACAGCCCTGTCCCTCCACCATACGGCTGAGTACATTATGCTAGGAGGTACATATAATGCAGTCTTCTTATTGAGGGCTATCTTGTCATTGACTGAGCCTATAGCCCACTGTAAAAAGATACTCGCAGCCACGTTGTTAACGGCTCCTAGTGGCTCAAGGTCTATCTGTGCTCTGCGGCTCAGCAGTCGATGTCGATACTCATCACACATCATGTGGACATTGAAAACCTGCTTCAACCTCCTCTTTTGACATTCATTCGCAATGCAGAATTAAATCTGACGGTCATAATTTACAGGCTGCACGTCATGGAACTTGTGGCTTCCGTGGTAGGAGTaggaagaggaaaaggaacaCTCCGCATGTGTCGGACGGGCAGGCCCCCAATAGCCGGTCCTCACTCCTCactcctcctgctcctgctcctgctcctaCCCCCCTGACAGACCGTTCTGACCAGGGCATTTCACTAGCAAGAAAATGCCCCGTTTGACAAGCAGACAAGCCAGCCGGAAACAACATCACAGTCCCGGAAACCACTCCAACAATTAGTCTGGGCACTTTGTTTGCTCAAAGTCCCAGGAACCACACGGCACTAGCCCTAGCAGTATGGTACACTGACACTACGATATCTCACCGACTCTTACATACCATAATCGTAGGTATGTATCGTTTCGGTATTCGCGTTGTTATcagggaaaaaaaaagatggaaaaaaaaaaactcgTGACTCCCTTTGACCGCACATTCTGTTGACAATGCTTTCCTATCTTGGTGGCCGGGGACCGGAAAGGACAGTCCGGGCACATGTGAGACGTTGGAGTTGTGAATGGGAAAGATCCTGGTTAATTGACTTGATTTGTTGCTCAGCCTTTACAGCACTCAGGCGGAGCCACGGAATTAAACACCGTTATCATGTTGCGTATGCGTTGCCGACTCCCCCAGAAAGACGAGTATGCAGGCAGGCTGTTATGCTGATCATTGTCAACGCTGCTACATATCGTCACAAGGTTCATGGTTATTAGTCCTGGTCACTGGGATTTCATGACAACAATGCTGCCTCGGCTACTGAGCTGCCATATTTCAGTAACCGAGTTTGGCACAAAATAGCAACACATGAGTAGAAAGAAGCGAAAGAAGTCGCATGACTATGCACAGCAAGCGAGGCCTTGCTTCTGCACTGTCAATCCCGCCCCAGGTTTCGTTCTCTGCTCCAAGCGTTGTACTTGCGCTTCAAAGTTGAAACCCCAGCAGCTACCCTGAATCGATTTGATGACCCACGGTCTCGGACCAGACGGAAACATGTATGGGCATCGTTTGAACTCCATTTGCATGATGCATGCTTCCCCTCGTCCTATGCATACTCAATAACAGAGGGGTATCAACGTCCGCTCGCCCTTCCGAGGTGAGGACTGTAACTCGAAATATGCCGGGTCCTAGATTCGGCTTCCGTTCACGACAGATGCCTGATGCAAAGTCTTGAACTCTGGGGTACATCGGCTCCCTGCTTAATGCAACAGGAACGGCAGTGTCCCACCAAACCAAGCACTCAGCTTCGTCTAGATCGAAGCCACTCTTATATCCTTTTCAGCCTCTCACAGTTTGACACGAGTATCTGTCTCCACCACAGGTTTCGAGTGTGGCACATGTTCAAAGGCACAGACGGCGAGAGAGTAAGAGATTCGAGTAAGACCCAAGCCACAATTTCAATAAATGTCTCTGTGAGATCAGGCTCAATAACGGAGGACGAGATCGATACGGCCAAGGCCGAGCGAGTGACTGACTTGAGTCCCCCATTCTTGGGCTGTGTAACATGAAAGGTTCATGCAGGTGAACAAGACAAGTTTCGAGATGCAACAACAAGAACACCAGAATCTCGATTCGTCAGCCCTAACCGAGCATTAACTCAATCACCGATTCCTGAAAGCTCAGCCACTTGGACAGTCCTGATTCTTTGAATCCTTCAACAATATGTTTGTGAGAATAGAGTCAGAGTCAGTGTCAGCTGCCAAATTCTGAACCCCTGCTATGACAGCAAAATAACAAACTCAATCACCACCAATACCAACCAGTAGATAATCATCACAACCCTGATCGTGTCCCCCCAAATCACCATGTACCTACCTGTACACCTCATACTTTATCAGCCTATCTGATCTTCAAAACCCACGCGCCATTTCCTGggtttctttgtcttgctaCCTCACCCTTCCAAGGCTGACATGTCATGATCCGGCCTATCGCCGCCTCGGGTTCCTGCGCAGATGATCATCCCGCGTCGTGCCGTCTGAGCTGTCAACGGGATGTTCCTCGTGCCACAGGCCACTTGCCTTTTGGGATATGTGTGTTGCGTTGGCATGTCTTGATCTTTGCGCGCGCTTACGAATAATTGCTCTACACATCATAATGTCTGAGTGATTTCTTGTACATATAGACTCATTGGTATGTTTCCTCGGCTAAGCAGCATCGCAGAGTCCTATTGATTTTGCACATGCTGCATGTAGGGTTTGGTATAGACGTCATATTCCTTGATTTCAGCGTGGCATCTGTTCATAAACTGGTGAATTGGCTGCAGGCTGCCTAATCTAAACCAGTAGGCTCACATTGCATTTGAGGCCAGCAATGGTTGGTCAGATGGGGAAAACGGTTTGATGAGATCGTGCAACCCGTACAGTAACGGTCATGCCAAAGAGTCGGACTGTGCCGTAGCTATTACACGTTTCATTCAAGGCAAAGGACTGATTGCGTCGTGGAATTCAAGCCACATTCGATGCTCTCTAGCACTGATAAACTTCACTATACTACACGAGCGAACAAGTCAAATCATCAAACATGTCATGATTGCAAACTCGCTACACGAGTGCTTTTCATAAGTCTATATCTAGAAAACATCATGCCTCCATTCACAATTCGTCGTCAACAGTCATGTGCACCCGTAATAACCTGGTACTGCCCGTAACTTATCCCAAGGATAACCAGGACAATCCCCAAAAAACCACCCATTGCTTGCGAGACGGCATCGATAAAGCCAACGATAATCCATGAACCAAACGCCGCTATATCTAATGACGTGAACCGTACATGACCAGTCATCAGTCCCTATGGATGTTCCATGAACGTATATATCCAACCATTGCGTCCCATTAACAATACACCATCGCACGGCATAATCTCTTGAAGCTCAGGTCCTTCCTACAGCCCTTTCCCGTCCTACTCGGGAATGGGGTTGCCTGAAGGCACCCGCtgctcttccttcttggcgCCCCAGGTGAATGGCGAGTACCAGCTGGCTCTCTTGTTCTCCTTGACGGCATCAGGGTTCTCCTGGACCAGTCGAAGTGGCCGTGGCTTGCCTCCCGCGAACGACGTTGTGTGCCTATCAGAATGGGCTCGGGGCGGCGACTGCGACGGCGGTGTCGACATGGACAATTCACCAGACTCTCCGCTCAAGCTTGACGTCTCACTCCGCATCCCAGGAAAGTTGCCGCTGGTGGCCACCGATGCTCCGGAAGGCACCCGGGCGGCCGCGTTAGGGTTACCCGAGTTGTTGGGGGGCGAGAAGAAGGTTTGGGAATGCCGTGGAGTCCCAAGTGGTGGAGAGACGGGGCCGTCTGGCCCCCGATACATCTGGCTGACCAGGCTGGCAGCCCCGGTAAATTGGTCAGAGTGTGGCCGTGGACTCCGCCGCGTGCTTGTTGATCTGGATAAGCCGATGGGAATGCTAGGCGCCTTGTCGGGATCGGTGTGGTCTGAGGAGGTGGAGGGCTGCATGACTGAAATTGGCCTGGGCCTTGGTTTGGTAGGACCGGGGGCCATAGATTTGGCTCGCTGGAGAATAGTTCCAGatagctgctgctgctgttgctgcggctgctgctgcttgtCGACGGGGGCAGGCGGAAGTTCCTTATTGGTATCTGGGAGACTTTTCAAATCGCCGGACGTGTCAAGGATCGACTCAAAGTCCTGGTGCTGAAGAAGACGCTCAATAATCTTGTTAATATATAGTGTGAGCGCCTTGTTCTGCTCCTTCATAGACCTGAGTTCGGATTCGAGACGGCGGTCGCCATCAGAGACAGACTCGCCCTCAGTTGCTTCAGACAACTCATCAGCAAGACTAGAGCCTCCTGCCTTGCCTTCCAGGGCAGCCAGGGCGTCCTGGTTAGAGTTGCTGCCCATATAACTGAAGTCGTTCTGCCCAAAGTCTCCCTTGAGAGTGCGCTCCTGTAGAAGAAGCTGGTAACTCTCATTGTCCTCCATAAGTCGAGCGTTGGCCATGCGTGCTTCCATGAGGAGTCGCTCGACCTCATGTAGTCGACCGCCACCCTGGTTCTCCGTCTCCACCAACTTGATCTGAGCCTCGGCGAGTTCCAGTCGTAGCGATTCGATAAGCTTGTCTTTCTGAAGGATAAGTTTCGAGCTATTTCGGGAGTCGCTGCGCTGTATGGAGGAGGGGGGTGCGAAGCTGCCATTCTCAAGGGATGGCGATGAATTACCAGAGTCTAAACAATTGTGAGCGGGGGAAATGATGAGAGTAATAAATGCACTTACGTTGTCTGGAAGGACGAGGGTCCTCAACAATGTTGTTTCGTTGAGCTAGACTTTCCTTGAGTCGCTGGATCATGGCCTGCATCTCCTCCTCTCGGTTCGCCATCTCCTCTTTCTCCTTAAGAATAGAGCTGCGTTCCGACTCGTAAATGGATTCCATCTCACGCATCTGACGAGTCACCTCTCTCTTCTCATTACTCAAAGTTTCGATTTGTTCTTCATATTCATGTGCCTTCTCCTCCAGCTTGGCCGACTCCTTGACCGCCTCGTCAAGCTTGGAC includes:
- a CDS encoding hypothetical protein (TransMembrane:1 (i615-638o)~BUSCO:12091at5125); the protein is MDKSSAVTDGPSGVGRAAHNMADRRRSNTPDPSATSSSASKQSSANNSIGPSPFASRDSSPTRRPRRTASANRLTGTRSRKNSQTDNSPSRQKRPNPSAATPLRSLSLTATPTLLLSQEQQQQQIQAPTPLKPNFNVDLKDSPRWPISPRLRSPPPQFSTRPPVPARHSDQELPSISVQRPSPSPQPPMENQATSESEMEEAYPSGVRTPARGPLETVQEVSLPNSPNPPSASALVEKVKEKLSNPENYSDTALVDGRTLRTRTSLIGQESGSDNNKNEVRRPTSVPPPMITRQSSALSNKQMKSKQDGSIQTMTVETETVPSVPQVALTTTQKAEASTGTLKTKQSTETIKPKKDKKKATRKQPAVNAGNASSKADVFEATIASAVDEANTSDSEETFVYDSNPPDNNDRAGRRFHSRTPSATSMASQADRQNLRSIYGIMENGGPAHGPKKTMKFVNTFNPNGNETLTVETEDGKGSNRSGGSGSTRGTARHHHHIGRWGRQPGNGHASLFDNESPFPNAARSKLVSNNSRRSSGPPSPRQAHSNRNFGHKRSAMQMSSSYDMDDTTGADDERTPLIGSVRSGRSGRNRRGPHNLRQAESQTFARRSSYLNRFAACLVLTMMFMLVITGAIGFMFATSQPMTGIEIIAIHNVVTSDQVLMFDLTVKAHNPNIVVVTIDHANLEVFAKSDYTGTDSDWWARPFPHGPDDIRIADDPENDPPLEDPDPDDDLRPNVLLGRIFEFDSPLTFEGSLFHQGTSSSTGEMQLQYPLNNTVGGARRWERIYQNEFDLIVKGVVKYTLPMSARIRSATVSGRKAVSPNSSNDPSNSTKVEFST
- a CDS encoding hypothetical protein (BUSCO:23516at5125) encodes the protein MSAATKKPPAGGVGRVSQTDSSSSASPSPSPRPGSRSTTPTSNGHSRTRSLRTNAPVSARAAIARRDTLSASDSDARAEAAAAVEDLQKRLENEEKSSLQYKRQAEVLQSKLDEAVKESAKLEEKAHEYEEQIETLSNEKREVTRQMREMESIYESERSSILKEKEEMANREEEMQAMIQRLKESLAQRNNIVEDPRPSRQHSGNSSPSLENGSFAPPSSIQRSDSRNSSKLILQKDKLIESLRLELAEAQIKLVETENQGGGRLHEVERLLMEARMANARLMEDNESYQLLLQERTLKGDFGQNDFSYMGSNSNQDALAALEGKAGGSSLADELSEATEGESVSDGDRRLESELRSMKEQNKALTLYINKIIERLLQHQDFESILDTSGDLKSLPDTNKELPPAPVDKQQQPQQQQQQLSGTILQRAKSMAPGPTKPRPRPISVMQPSTSSDHTDPDKAPSIPIGLSRSTSTRRSPRPHSDQFTGAASLVSQMYRGPDGPVSPPLGTPRHSQTFFSPPNNSGNPNAAARVPSGASVATSGNFPGMRSETSSLSGESGELSMSTPPSQSPPRAHSDRHTTSFAGGKPRPLRLVQENPDAVKENKRASWYSPFTWGAKKEEQRVPSGNPIPE